In Drosophila simulans strain w501 chromosome 3R, Prin_Dsim_3.1, whole genome shotgun sequence, a single window of DNA contains:
- the LOC6727391 gene encoding phospholipid-transporting ATPase ABCA3 isoform X1 has protein sequence MNRNLTYFQKYRLLLWKDIKLQLTNWIELVMIIFLSVLMPIIFSIGTKVAKSIFPPDIELEKSPGPKSVNTSLFQDLYFTPNNGILEQLITQLANISDFKNVEVFDTNTELYLQLMINTKAIGIAFPSEWYDIKSCPEKLNLTIFMPLSIKRKDFKYFESGFLLLQERISKIFIFFKNAGNGKLPSVLMNHFPYPLYVPNHYAESAKAMTYMTLVSFFLPCITIVKYVVAEKERQQKAVLTAMGFSNSIHWLAWYTKSIILLILCLLIMIAIFSIGLIYEFSSLVCLMTIFLVYVHSLVLFAFFVSSFFSRSLTAVVATILIYLATALPFLIVGTEKSSLAAQTAASIGLNSGLFYILDSVAVMEMQSVGAQWYTMDNTASSGHKLSIVAHMLIMISISWIELLICLYIEAVRTGEFEVPQPWTYPFQRRYWCPLRNVSSVFHQGALLPLAKTNSEGNLPGTNPTGQPFIYLDDRTQENFQRVNINKKIGIEIRSLSKTFGFRNVVKDLFINVYENEITALVGHKGSGKTTIIMMLCGILQPTTGTVLINGYDIVTEAKVAKSCLGICPQHSVIFKGMSARDHIYFFSRVKGYNKTEALMESNIYISKLGLVDSQKWDAMKLSPGNQRRLSLACALCAGSKVILCDEPSSGLDPIGRHELWRFLQKEKHGRTILMTSQQLEEGEIIADRIAIMNDGQVLCYGTLGYLKHLPYTSYTLSCQMAPNSKADNLTDLVQFYMTNTSPVFLGVDVSYKLPRSKIDRFPELFQQLEENKKSLNVVSFGVSDSSLDGIYLSLDYGQGGLRLRGGADQGVNEKAEFGVQTDKSIRTKKVSRYQLKMDPPNETILKTRTPINPIAIWRPKDREKGSCMAQWQAMFIKKKNYTASRALIFILILIIPLFYYVIVLSTAASEKCDHQTDKQPVLALSLDYYSYDDMVILLEVDEQLYKSEGQAYVELVKEPATVKNVDSIFSHLFKAPPIIRRDIKRKYVCGASFNNVSTITAWYNSDAFEHSAPIAMNLVYNALGKAVFEDQDFSILVNRGDLHDFVWLNNATSKRQRYKRQNDPEYWDYPDYEIQEYDVVMQPNTSSSSGHPYESIPGDANKITVQMSILEAASTLYNEKGKRKQLFGSLIIITAYIALALSIFSIFVTKERVEHFKTQQEIYGVTLFYFWLTHFVGDFLIFAIYMVALTIAIYHFTIWYQVIIMLLLIGFACLPFVYLGSLLFNRPNIAFAGIFTILVMTGGMLFSFLYMLTLITEVNFTTVFAILPMYVGTFGLFKCLAWRQYCNRQVLPPIEELDCKFGNCNVFCACKPIHFWIEIWLLMVHCLVWFIFLWLSNFGYEIGYRFKPKLSNRNWHTNGKHIRVLDEERRVGQIPKYEHEDYPIIVDQVIKNYCRTKRAVQLVSFAIRPGDTFGLLGAQGTGKTSIFKMIAGETCMSHGNIYVRGHSLREHRNDAKMEVGYCPQGDTAPNYLTGRQLLRIHCLLHGVPKQHIKAVSEQMAIEFNFKDQLDRPIHTYSGGKKRKLNIALAIDSGSVLCLDETNGSVDHATQRFIWRKLEAVKSSGRPVLLTTHSMEEANAVCSKVAFLVAGEMMLIGSMQQVRSEVTNTIVIRLRVNPSEGELKRRYRQLIADMADLFPLASLHEAFETCLIYHININVTTLSNLFYQMEKIRNEGLLEDYSITQVSLDEIYRILDDEEDPNLVGLDSTHNSEISEDIRDTTRDTTRDTTRDTNLASDVGIQKEKDKRKKVEEDDTNTEKSTENRKPSIKRRPVTQTDSTDTDEMEVEKGEKLKKKTSTFFQD, from the exons ATGAATCGAAACTTGACATATTTTCAAAAGTATCGGTTACTACTATGGAAGGACATCAAACTACAACTTACCAATTGGATAGAATTAGTTATGATCATTTTCCTTTCAGTTTTGATGCCCATAATTTTCTCTATTGGCACAAAAGTAGCAAAATCAATCTTTCCCCCCGATATAGAACTGGAAAAGAGTCCCGGCCCGAAAAGTGTCAACACAAGTTt attCCAAGACTTATATTTTACACCTAACAATGGGATACTAGAACAATTAATTACTCAGCTGGCAAATATTTCTGACTTTAAAAATGTCGAAGTGTTTGACACCAACACTGAACTCTACTTGCAATTGATGATCAACACAAAAGCAATAGGTATTGCGTTCCCCAGTGAATGGTATGACATTAAATCCTGCCCGGAAAAGCTAAATCTAACCATATTTATGCCGTTAtccataaaaagaaaagatttcaaatatttcgaatCAGGTTTTTTATTGCTACAAGAGCGAATATcgaaaatattcatattttttaagaatGCCGGAAACGGGAAGCTTCCCAGTGTTCTGATGAATCATTTTCCATACCCCTTATATGTGCCCAATCATTATGCGGAGTCGGCAAAAGCCATGACATATATGACCCTAGTATCGTTTTTTCTTCCCTGCATCACAATTGTAAAG TATGTAGTAGCTGAAAAGGAGCGCCAGCAAAAAGCTGTTCTAACCGCAATGGGATTTAGTAATAGTATTCACTGGCTGGCCTGGTATACCAAATCGATTATACTGTTGATACTATGTCTATTAATTATGATTGCTATTTTTTCTATTGGCTTGATTTATGAGTTTAGCAGCCTGGTTTGCCTGATGACCATTTTTCTAGTATACGTCCATTCACTTGTGCTTTTTGCATTCTTCGTAAGCTCATTTTTCTCAAGAAGTCTAACGGCCGTCGTGGCCACAATTTTGATATACTTGGCCACGGCTCTTCCCTTTCTGATTGTGGGTACGGAGAAATCTAGTCTTGCAGCCCAAACGGCTGCCAGTATTGGGCTTAACTCTGGGCTATTCTACATTTTGGATTCGGTGGCCGTAATGGAGATGCAGTCGGTGGGAGCGCAATGGTACACCATGGACAATACTGCATCCAGTGGCCATAAGCTCAGCATTGTGGCCCACATGCTCATCATGATTTCGATCAGCTGGATTGAGTTGCTCATCTGCCTGTACATAGAGGCGGTGCGAACTGGTGAGTTTGAAGTGCCTCAGCCATGGACCTATCCATTCCAAAGAAGATATTGGTGTCCGCTCCGAAATGTGTCTTCAGTTTTTCACCAAGGAGCGCTTTTGCCCCTTGCAAAGACAAATTCCGAAGGAAATTTACCCGGAACGAATCCAACTGGACAACCGTTTATCTACCTCGATGATCGAACCCAAGAAAATTTTCAGAGggtaaacataaacaaaaaaatcggCATAGAAATTAGAAGTCTTTCCAAGACTTTCGGATTTCGCAATGTGGTTAAGGATCTATTCATTAATGTGTACGAAAATGAGATAACAGCGTTGGTGGGCCACAAAGGTTCTGGAAAAACTACCATCATAATGATGCTCTGCGGGATTTTGCAACCCACTACGGGAACAGTCCTGATCAATGGATACGATATAGTTACCGAAGCAAAAgtagcaaaaagttgtttgggAATCTGCCCCCAACACAGTGTCATTTTCAAAGGAATGAGTGCCAGGGATCACATCTACTTCTTTAGTCGCGTAAAGGGCTACAACAAAACAGAGGCCTTGATGGAATCGAATATCTACATCAGCAAGCTTGGCTTGGTCGATTCACAAAAATGGGACGCCATGAAACTATCACCAGGTAACCAGCGACGATTGTCACTGGCCTGTGCCCTTTGTGCCGGCTCCAAGGTAATCCTCTGCGACGAGCCATCCTCCGGTTTGGATCCCATTGGTCGGCACGAGCTATGGCGATTTTTGCAGAAGGAGAAGCATGGACGCACCATCTTGATGACAAGCCAACAGTTGGAGGAGGGTGAAATCATTGCCGACCGCATAGCTATCATGAACGATGGACAGGTTTTGTGCTATGGCACTTTGGGATACCTAAAACATTTACCATACACCAGCTATACACTCTCCTGCCAAATGGCTCCCAATAGCAAAGCGGACAACCTGACGGATCTCGTTCAATTCTATATGACCAACACTTCTCCGGTGTTCCTCGGAGTTGATGTGAGCTACAAGCTGCCACGAAGCAAAATAGACCGGTTTCCGGAGTTGTTCCAACAGCTGGAGGAGAATAAAAAAAGTCTCAATGTCGTCAGTTTTGGAGTGAGCGATTCAAGCCTGGATGGGATCTATCTCAGTTTGGATTATGGTCAGGGGGGTTTACGACTCAGGGGCGGTGCTGATCAAGGAGTTAATG AAAAAGCCGAGTTTGGAGTTCAAACGGACAAGTCAATTCGGACGAAGAAGGTATCAAGGTATCAGCTTAAAATGGACCCCCCAAACGAAACGATACTAAAAACAAGAACGCCCATAAACCCAATAGCAATATGGAGGCCAAAGGATCGGGAAAAAGGGAGTTGTATGGCCCAATGGCAGGCAAtgtttataaagaaaaaaaattacactGCTTCGCGAGCactgatatttattttaatcctCATCATCCCACTTTTCTATTATGTCATAGTACTTAGTACTGCCGCCTCGGAAAAATGTGACCATCAAACGGATAAACAACCTGTGCTCGCATTGTCGCTGGACTATTATAGCTATGACGACATGGTCATCTTACTCGAAGTTGATGAGCAGTTGTACAAGAGCGAAGGACAGGCCTACGTCGAATTGGTCAAGGAGCCAGCAACGGTCAAAAACGTAGACTCCATTTTTTCGCATCTATTCAAAGCACCGCCAATAATACGCCGTGATATTAAGCGTAAATACGTATGTGGTGCTTCGTTTAATAATGTGTCAACTATCACGGCCTGGTACAATAGCGATGCCTTCGAACACTCCGCACCCATTGCCATGAATTTGGTCTATAATGCCCTGGGAAAGGCAGTGTTTGAAGACCAAGATTTTAGTATTTTGGTAAACCGAGGTGATCTTCATGATTTCGTTTGGTTAAATAACGCTACAAGTAAAAGGCAAAGGTATAAACGACAGAATGATCCGGAATATTGGGATTATCCGGACTATGAAATTCAGGAATATGATGTTGTTATGCAACCAAACACCTCCAGCTCATCCGGTCATCCCTATGAATCTATACCAGGGGATGCTAATAAAATTACGGTTCAGATGTCCATATTAGAAGCAGCTTCAACATTATATAATGAAAAGGGCAAAAGGAAGCAACTCTTCGGCTCCCTAATTATAATAACAGCGTATATAGCCCTGGCTTTAAgcatattttccatatttgtAACCAAGGAGCGTGTGGAGCATTTTAAAACGCAACAAGAAATTTACGGAGTGACCCTATTCTACTTCTGGTTAACCCACTTTGTTGGCGATTTTCTAATATTTGCCATTTACATGGTGGCTTTAACAATTGCAATCTATCATTTTACAATATGGTACCAAGTGATTATAATGCTTCTACTTATTGGATTTGCCTGCCTGCCATTTGTGTACCTAGGtagtttattgtttaatcGACCTAATATTGCATTTGCTGGAATATTTACGATTCTGGTAATGACGG GTGGAATGCTATTCTCCTTTCTGTATATGTTGACCCTAATCACGGAAGTCAATTTTACGACAGTATTTGCGATACTTCCAATGTACGTCGGAACCTTTGGCCTATTTAAATGCCTCGCGTGGCGTCAATATTGCAATCGTCAAGTACTTCCTCCGATCGAAGAACTTGATTGTAAATTCGGAAATTGTAACGTGTTCTGTGCGTGCAAAC CAATACATTTTTGGATAGAGATATGGCTACTGATGGTCCACTGCTTGGTTTGGTTTATATTTCTTTGGCTTTCGAACTTTGGATACGAAATTGGCTACAGATTTAAGCCAAAGCTATCCAACCGGAATTGGCATACTAATGGGAAACACATTCGTGTTCTGGACGAAGAGAGACGAGTGGGTCAAATCCCGAAGTACGAGCATGAGGATTATCCAATAATTGTTGACCAGGTTATCAAGAACTACTGCCGCACAAAAAGAGCTGTTCAATTAGTGTCATTCGCGATAAGACC CGGCGATACTTTTGGCCTTCTGGGTGCGCAAGGAACTGGAAAGACATCTATTTTCAAGATGATTGCGGGCGAGACCTGCATGTCCCATGGCAACATCTACGTAAGAGGACACAGTCTGAGGGAACACAGGAATGATGCTAAAATGGAGGTCGGCTACTGTCCCCAAGGCGATACGGCCCCCAATTATCTCACTGGTCGGCAGCTGCTTAGGATCCATTGCCTGCTCCATGGAGTGCCGAAACAGCATATCAAGGCGGTGTCCGAGCAAATGGCCATCGAATTCAACTTTAAGGATCAACTGGACAGGCCGATTCATACATATAGTGGTGGAAAGAAGAGAAAACTGAATATTGCCCTCGCTATCGATAGCGGGTCCGTACTTTGTCTCGATGAGACAAATGGTAGTGTCGATCACGCGACCCAAAGGTTTatttggcgaaaactggagGCTGTAAAGAGCAGCGGCAGACCGGTACTCCTGACCACCCATAGCATGGAGGAGGCCAATGCAGTGTGCTCGAAAGTGGCTTTCCTGGTTGCCGGCGAGATGATGTTAATCGGATCAATGCAGCAGGTGCGATCAGAAGTAACTAATACCATAGTGATAAGGCTTAGGGTCAATCCCAGTGAGGGAGA acTGAAACGAAGATATCGACAACTTATAGCTGATATGGCAGACCTCTTTCCGTTGGCTTCATTACA cgAAGCCTTTGAAACTTGTCTCATATATCACATAAACATTAATGTTACAACGCTGTCCAACTTGTTTTACCAAATGGAAAAGATACGAAATGAAGGACTGTTGGAGGACTATTCCATAACGCAGGTTTCCCTGGACGAAATTTACAGAATACTGGATGATGAAGAAGATCCGAATCTCGTCGGCCTAGACTCTACTCATAATAGCGAAATTTCAGAGGACATACGAGACACAACGAGAGACACAACGAGGGACACAACGAGAGACACAAATTTAGCATCAGATGTGGgtatacaaaaagaaaaggataAACGGAAAAAAGTGGAAGAGGATGATACAAACACGGAAAAAAGTACCGAAAATAGGAAACCGAGTATAAAGAGAAGACCGGTCACTCAAACCGATAGTACTGATACCGATGAAATGGAAGTagaaaaaggcgaaaaattaaaaaagaaaacttcaACATTTTTTCAAGATTGA
- the LOC6727391 gene encoding phospholipid-transporting ATPase ABCA3 isoform X2, which translates to MPIIFSIGTKVAKSIFPPDIELEKSPGPKSVNTSLFQDLYFTPNNGILEQLITQLANISDFKNVEVFDTNTELYLQLMINTKAIGIAFPSEWYDIKSCPEKLNLTIFMPLSIKRKDFKYFESGFLLLQERISKIFIFFKNAGNGKLPSVLMNHFPYPLYVPNHYAESAKAMTYMTLVSFFLPCITIVKYVVAEKERQQKAVLTAMGFSNSIHWLAWYTKSIILLILCLLIMIAIFSIGLIYEFSSLVCLMTIFLVYVHSLVLFAFFVSSFFSRSLTAVVATILIYLATALPFLIVGTEKSSLAAQTAASIGLNSGLFYILDSVAVMEMQSVGAQWYTMDNTASSGHKLSIVAHMLIMISISWIELLICLYIEAVRTGEFEVPQPWTYPFQRRYWCPLRNVSSVFHQGALLPLAKTNSEGNLPGTNPTGQPFIYLDDRTQENFQRVNINKKIGIEIRSLSKTFGFRNVVKDLFINVYENEITALVGHKGSGKTTIIMMLCGILQPTTGTVLINGYDIVTEAKVAKSCLGICPQHSVIFKGMSARDHIYFFSRVKGYNKTEALMESNIYISKLGLVDSQKWDAMKLSPGNQRRLSLACALCAGSKVILCDEPSSGLDPIGRHELWRFLQKEKHGRTILMTSQQLEEGEIIADRIAIMNDGQVLCYGTLGYLKHLPYTSYTLSCQMAPNSKADNLTDLVQFYMTNTSPVFLGVDVSYKLPRSKIDRFPELFQQLEENKKSLNVVSFGVSDSSLDGIYLSLDYGQGGLRLRGGADQGVNEKAEFGVQTDKSIRTKKVSRYQLKMDPPNETILKTRTPINPIAIWRPKDREKGSCMAQWQAMFIKKKNYTASRALIFILILIIPLFYYVIVLSTAASEKCDHQTDKQPVLALSLDYYSYDDMVILLEVDEQLYKSEGQAYVELVKEPATVKNVDSIFSHLFKAPPIIRRDIKRKYVCGASFNNVSTITAWYNSDAFEHSAPIAMNLVYNALGKAVFEDQDFSILVNRGDLHDFVWLNNATSKRQRYKRQNDPEYWDYPDYEIQEYDVVMQPNTSSSSGHPYESIPGDANKITVQMSILEAASTLYNEKGKRKQLFGSLIIITAYIALALSIFSIFVTKERVEHFKTQQEIYGVTLFYFWLTHFVGDFLIFAIYMVALTIAIYHFTIWYQVIIMLLLIGFACLPFVYLGSLLFNRPNIAFAGIFTILVMTGGMLFSFLYMLTLITEVNFTTVFAILPMYVGTFGLFKCLAWRQYCNRQVLPPIEELDCKFGNCNVFCACKPIHFWIEIWLLMVHCLVWFIFLWLSNFGYEIGYRFKPKLSNRNWHTNGKHIRVLDEERRVGQIPKYEHEDYPIIVDQVIKNYCRTKRAVQLVSFAIRPGDTFGLLGAQGTGKTSIFKMIAGETCMSHGNIYVRGHSLREHRNDAKMEVGYCPQGDTAPNYLTGRQLLRIHCLLHGVPKQHIKAVSEQMAIEFNFKDQLDRPIHTYSGGKKRKLNIALAIDSGSVLCLDETNGSVDHATQRFIWRKLEAVKSSGRPVLLTTHSMEEANAVCSKVAFLVAGEMMLIGSMQQVRSEVTNTIVIRLRVNPSEGELKRRYRQLIADMADLFPLASLHEAFETCLIYHININVTTLSNLFYQMEKIRNEGLLEDYSITQVSLDEIYRILDDEEDPNLVGLDSTHNSEISEDIRDTTRDTTRDTTRDTNLASDVGIQKEKDKRKKVEEDDTNTEKSTENRKPSIKRRPVTQTDSTDTDEMEVEKGEKLKKKTSTFFQD; encoded by the exons ATGCCCATAATTTTCTCTATTGGCACAAAAGTAGCAAAATCAATCTTTCCCCCCGATATAGAACTGGAAAAGAGTCCCGGCCCGAAAAGTGTCAACACAAGTTt attCCAAGACTTATATTTTACACCTAACAATGGGATACTAGAACAATTAATTACTCAGCTGGCAAATATTTCTGACTTTAAAAATGTCGAAGTGTTTGACACCAACACTGAACTCTACTTGCAATTGATGATCAACACAAAAGCAATAGGTATTGCGTTCCCCAGTGAATGGTATGACATTAAATCCTGCCCGGAAAAGCTAAATCTAACCATATTTATGCCGTTAtccataaaaagaaaagatttcaaatatttcgaatCAGGTTTTTTATTGCTACAAGAGCGAATATcgaaaatattcatattttttaagaatGCCGGAAACGGGAAGCTTCCCAGTGTTCTGATGAATCATTTTCCATACCCCTTATATGTGCCCAATCATTATGCGGAGTCGGCAAAAGCCATGACATATATGACCCTAGTATCGTTTTTTCTTCCCTGCATCACAATTGTAAAG TATGTAGTAGCTGAAAAGGAGCGCCAGCAAAAAGCTGTTCTAACCGCAATGGGATTTAGTAATAGTATTCACTGGCTGGCCTGGTATACCAAATCGATTATACTGTTGATACTATGTCTATTAATTATGATTGCTATTTTTTCTATTGGCTTGATTTATGAGTTTAGCAGCCTGGTTTGCCTGATGACCATTTTTCTAGTATACGTCCATTCACTTGTGCTTTTTGCATTCTTCGTAAGCTCATTTTTCTCAAGAAGTCTAACGGCCGTCGTGGCCACAATTTTGATATACTTGGCCACGGCTCTTCCCTTTCTGATTGTGGGTACGGAGAAATCTAGTCTTGCAGCCCAAACGGCTGCCAGTATTGGGCTTAACTCTGGGCTATTCTACATTTTGGATTCGGTGGCCGTAATGGAGATGCAGTCGGTGGGAGCGCAATGGTACACCATGGACAATACTGCATCCAGTGGCCATAAGCTCAGCATTGTGGCCCACATGCTCATCATGATTTCGATCAGCTGGATTGAGTTGCTCATCTGCCTGTACATAGAGGCGGTGCGAACTGGTGAGTTTGAAGTGCCTCAGCCATGGACCTATCCATTCCAAAGAAGATATTGGTGTCCGCTCCGAAATGTGTCTTCAGTTTTTCACCAAGGAGCGCTTTTGCCCCTTGCAAAGACAAATTCCGAAGGAAATTTACCCGGAACGAATCCAACTGGACAACCGTTTATCTACCTCGATGATCGAACCCAAGAAAATTTTCAGAGggtaaacataaacaaaaaaatcggCATAGAAATTAGAAGTCTTTCCAAGACTTTCGGATTTCGCAATGTGGTTAAGGATCTATTCATTAATGTGTACGAAAATGAGATAACAGCGTTGGTGGGCCACAAAGGTTCTGGAAAAACTACCATCATAATGATGCTCTGCGGGATTTTGCAACCCACTACGGGAACAGTCCTGATCAATGGATACGATATAGTTACCGAAGCAAAAgtagcaaaaagttgtttgggAATCTGCCCCCAACACAGTGTCATTTTCAAAGGAATGAGTGCCAGGGATCACATCTACTTCTTTAGTCGCGTAAAGGGCTACAACAAAACAGAGGCCTTGATGGAATCGAATATCTACATCAGCAAGCTTGGCTTGGTCGATTCACAAAAATGGGACGCCATGAAACTATCACCAGGTAACCAGCGACGATTGTCACTGGCCTGTGCCCTTTGTGCCGGCTCCAAGGTAATCCTCTGCGACGAGCCATCCTCCGGTTTGGATCCCATTGGTCGGCACGAGCTATGGCGATTTTTGCAGAAGGAGAAGCATGGACGCACCATCTTGATGACAAGCCAACAGTTGGAGGAGGGTGAAATCATTGCCGACCGCATAGCTATCATGAACGATGGACAGGTTTTGTGCTATGGCACTTTGGGATACCTAAAACATTTACCATACACCAGCTATACACTCTCCTGCCAAATGGCTCCCAATAGCAAAGCGGACAACCTGACGGATCTCGTTCAATTCTATATGACCAACACTTCTCCGGTGTTCCTCGGAGTTGATGTGAGCTACAAGCTGCCACGAAGCAAAATAGACCGGTTTCCGGAGTTGTTCCAACAGCTGGAGGAGAATAAAAAAAGTCTCAATGTCGTCAGTTTTGGAGTGAGCGATTCAAGCCTGGATGGGATCTATCTCAGTTTGGATTATGGTCAGGGGGGTTTACGACTCAGGGGCGGTGCTGATCAAGGAGTTAATG AAAAAGCCGAGTTTGGAGTTCAAACGGACAAGTCAATTCGGACGAAGAAGGTATCAAGGTATCAGCTTAAAATGGACCCCCCAAACGAAACGATACTAAAAACAAGAACGCCCATAAACCCAATAGCAATATGGAGGCCAAAGGATCGGGAAAAAGGGAGTTGTATGGCCCAATGGCAGGCAAtgtttataaagaaaaaaaattacactGCTTCGCGAGCactgatatttattttaatcctCATCATCCCACTTTTCTATTATGTCATAGTACTTAGTACTGCCGCCTCGGAAAAATGTGACCATCAAACGGATAAACAACCTGTGCTCGCATTGTCGCTGGACTATTATAGCTATGACGACATGGTCATCTTACTCGAAGTTGATGAGCAGTTGTACAAGAGCGAAGGACAGGCCTACGTCGAATTGGTCAAGGAGCCAGCAACGGTCAAAAACGTAGACTCCATTTTTTCGCATCTATTCAAAGCACCGCCAATAATACGCCGTGATATTAAGCGTAAATACGTATGTGGTGCTTCGTTTAATAATGTGTCAACTATCACGGCCTGGTACAATAGCGATGCCTTCGAACACTCCGCACCCATTGCCATGAATTTGGTCTATAATGCCCTGGGAAAGGCAGTGTTTGAAGACCAAGATTTTAGTATTTTGGTAAACCGAGGTGATCTTCATGATTTCGTTTGGTTAAATAACGCTACAAGTAAAAGGCAAAGGTATAAACGACAGAATGATCCGGAATATTGGGATTATCCGGACTATGAAATTCAGGAATATGATGTTGTTATGCAACCAAACACCTCCAGCTCATCCGGTCATCCCTATGAATCTATACCAGGGGATGCTAATAAAATTACGGTTCAGATGTCCATATTAGAAGCAGCTTCAACATTATATAATGAAAAGGGCAAAAGGAAGCAACTCTTCGGCTCCCTAATTATAATAACAGCGTATATAGCCCTGGCTTTAAgcatattttccatatttgtAACCAAGGAGCGTGTGGAGCATTTTAAAACGCAACAAGAAATTTACGGAGTGACCCTATTCTACTTCTGGTTAACCCACTTTGTTGGCGATTTTCTAATATTTGCCATTTACATGGTGGCTTTAACAATTGCAATCTATCATTTTACAATATGGTACCAAGTGATTATAATGCTTCTACTTATTGGATTTGCCTGCCTGCCATTTGTGTACCTAGGtagtttattgtttaatcGACCTAATATTGCATTTGCTGGAATATTTACGATTCTGGTAATGACGG GTGGAATGCTATTCTCCTTTCTGTATATGTTGACCCTAATCACGGAAGTCAATTTTACGACAGTATTTGCGATACTTCCAATGTACGTCGGAACCTTTGGCCTATTTAAATGCCTCGCGTGGCGTCAATATTGCAATCGTCAAGTACTTCCTCCGATCGAAGAACTTGATTGTAAATTCGGAAATTGTAACGTGTTCTGTGCGTGCAAAC CAATACATTTTTGGATAGAGATATGGCTACTGATGGTCCACTGCTTGGTTTGGTTTATATTTCTTTGGCTTTCGAACTTTGGATACGAAATTGGCTACAGATTTAAGCCAAAGCTATCCAACCGGAATTGGCATACTAATGGGAAACACATTCGTGTTCTGGACGAAGAGAGACGAGTGGGTCAAATCCCGAAGTACGAGCATGAGGATTATCCAATAATTGTTGACCAGGTTATCAAGAACTACTGCCGCACAAAAAGAGCTGTTCAATTAGTGTCATTCGCGATAAGACC CGGCGATACTTTTGGCCTTCTGGGTGCGCAAGGAACTGGAAAGACATCTATTTTCAAGATGATTGCGGGCGAGACCTGCATGTCCCATGGCAACATCTACGTAAGAGGACACAGTCTGAGGGAACACAGGAATGATGCTAAAATGGAGGTCGGCTACTGTCCCCAAGGCGATACGGCCCCCAATTATCTCACTGGTCGGCAGCTGCTTAGGATCCATTGCCTGCTCCATGGAGTGCCGAAACAGCATATCAAGGCGGTGTCCGAGCAAATGGCCATCGAATTCAACTTTAAGGATCAACTGGACAGGCCGATTCATACATATAGTGGTGGAAAGAAGAGAAAACTGAATATTGCCCTCGCTATCGATAGCGGGTCCGTACTTTGTCTCGATGAGACAAATGGTAGTGTCGATCACGCGACCCAAAGGTTTatttggcgaaaactggagGCTGTAAAGAGCAGCGGCAGACCGGTACTCCTGACCACCCATAGCATGGAGGAGGCCAATGCAGTGTGCTCGAAAGTGGCTTTCCTGGTTGCCGGCGAGATGATGTTAATCGGATCAATGCAGCAGGTGCGATCAGAAGTAACTAATACCATAGTGATAAGGCTTAGGGTCAATCCCAGTGAGGGAGA acTGAAACGAAGATATCGACAACTTATAGCTGATATGGCAGACCTCTTTCCGTTGGCTTCATTACA cgAAGCCTTTGAAACTTGTCTCATATATCACATAAACATTAATGTTACAACGCTGTCCAACTTGTTTTACCAAATGGAAAAGATACGAAATGAAGGACTGTTGGAGGACTATTCCATAACGCAGGTTTCCCTGGACGAAATTTACAGAATACTGGATGATGAAGAAGATCCGAATCTCGTCGGCCTAGACTCTACTCATAATAGCGAAATTTCAGAGGACATACGAGACACAACGAGAGACACAACGAGGGACACAACGAGAGACACAAATTTAGCATCAGATGTGGgtatacaaaaagaaaaggataAACGGAAAAAAGTGGAAGAGGATGATACAAACACGGAAAAAAGTACCGAAAATAGGAAACCGAGTATAAAGAGAAGACCGGTCACTCAAACCGATAGTACTGATACCGATGAAATGGAAGTagaaaaaggcgaaaaattaaaaaagaaaacttcaACATTTTTTCAAGATTGA